A single Nicotiana tabacum cultivar K326 chromosome 5, ASM71507v2, whole genome shotgun sequence DNA region contains:
- the LOC107783057 gene encoding exocyst complex component EXO70C1-like isoform X2 codes for MEKKNNDSGCPASDIDPFKNTVSTSDENSEAPENIETFSKIIESRIAKYNSGEIPTRLGKMTEEESFFLEAVMHLSKLTNVIAKSSPSGLTLLNRTNLVLQRAMTFMEEEFRTLLEDFGGCSNSKVEKNSDYPSYPPEVVTRMNRIATAMISAGFETECCQVYSISRRNAFYEQLKMLEFEKINGDDVQRMPWDSLEGEITQWIIVAKSCSSTLFPGEKRLGESVFFDSPKISQSLFSNLARSIVIQILDFAEAVSRTKRSAEKLFKFLDIYEAIRDLVSAISESFSNDGEHELKSEILATRDRFGEAAVNVFCDLESSIKNDAARTPVPGGAVHPLTRYVMNYLKYACEYRDALEHIFQEHAKLEAYSSATTLDDHVESESPHDDVAATTPFSSQIMKILELLDSNLEAKSNLYRDPSLRDIFLMNNGRYILQKAKGSTEVRQVMGDTWCRRRSTTVRQYHKNYQRETWGRVLQILSHDGMQVSGKVTKPVVKERFKNFSTMLDEIHRTQSTWVVSDEQLRSELRVSISAVLIPAYRSFFGRFRQYLDNTKHAEKYIKYQPEEIETLIEGLFDGNPTSMARRKT; via the coding sequence ATGGAGAAGAAGAATAATGACAGTGGCTGTCCAGCATCAGATATTGATCCATTCAAAAATACCGTTTCCACATCTGATGAAAACTCGGAAGCCCCTGAAAATATTGAAACGTTCTCCAAAATCATAGAGTCCAGGATTGCAAAATATAATTCTGGTGAAATACCGACCAGATTGGGTAAGATGACAGAGGAAGAGTCATTTTTCCTTGAAGCCGTGATGCATTTATCAAAATTGACAAATGTCATCGCCAAATCATCTCCGTCAGGGTTAACGTTGTTGAATCGGACCAATTTGGTCTTGCAACGAGCCATGACTTTCATGGAAGAAGAATTCCGAACCTTATTAGAAGATTTCGGAGGTTGTTCCAATTCAAAAGTAGAAAAAAATTCGGATTATCCATCGTATCCACCCGAGGTCGTGACAAGAATGAATCGAATTGCCACTGCCATGATCTCAGCCGGGTTTGAAACAGAATGTtgtcaagtatattcaatttcaCGAAGAAACGCATTCTATGAGCAACTGAAAATGCTCGAATTCGAGAAGATAAACGGAGATGATGTGCAGAGAATGCCATGGGATTCTCTAGAAGGAGAAATCACCCAATGGATCATTGTTGCGAAGAGCTGCTCAAGCACTCTGTTTCCTGGCGAAAAGAGACTCGGGGAATCAGTTTTCTTCGATTCTCCAAAGATCTCTCAAAGCCTATTTAGCAACCTGGCACGTTCGATTGTAATTCAGATTCTTGACTTCGCTGAGGCGGTCTCCAGAACAAAACGTTCCGCCGAGAAACTTTTCAAATTTCTAGACATATACGAAGCCATTCGCGATCTAGTTTCTGCCATAAGTGAATCTTTCTCCAATGATGGTGAGCACGAACTGAAATCAGAGATCTTAGCCACGAGAGATAGGTTCGGGGAGGCAGCTGTCAACGTATTCTGTGATCTCGAAAGTTCCATCAAGAACGATGCAGCTAGAACGCCGGTCCCTGGTGGTGCAGTGCACCCGCTCACACGTTATGTCATGAACTATCTAAAATACGCCTGTGAATACAGAGACGCCCTTGAACATATTTTCCAAGAACACGCAAAGTTGGAGGCATATTCCTCCGCCACGACACTGGATGATCACGTTGAGAGCGAAAGCCCACACGATGATGTAGCTGCCACGACGCCGTTTTCATCACAGATCATGAAAATATTGGAACTGTTGGATTCAAATCTAGAAGCTAAGTCAAACTTATATAGAGACCCTTCTTTGCGTGACATATTCTTAATGAACAACGGCAGATACATCTTACAAAAGGCCAAAGGATCCACGGAGGTCCGCCAAGTGATGGGCGACACATGGTGTCGAAGAAGATCAACGACCGTGAGGCAATACCATAAGAATTACCAAAGAGAAACATGGGGAAGAGTGTTACAAATACTAAGTCACGACGGGATGCAAGTGAGTGGGAAAGTGACAAAGCCAGTAGTGAAAGAGAGGTTCAAGAATTTCAGCACAATGCTTGACGAAATCCATCGTACGCAGAGCACTTGGGTGGTGAGCGACGAGCAGCTTCGGTCGGAGCTAAGAGTTTCTATATCGGCGGTGTTGATTCCGGCGTACAGGTCCTTCTTTGGGAGATTTAGGCAGTATTTAGACAATACAAAGCATGCAGAGAAGTATATAAAGTACCAGCCTGAAGAAATTGAAACGTTAATTGAGGGCCTTTTTGACGGCAATCCTACATCTATGGCACGGAGAAAGACGTAA
- the LOC107783057 gene encoding exocyst complex component EXO70C1-like isoform X1 has protein sequence MEKKNNDSGCPASDIDPFKNTVSTSDENSEAPENIETFSKIIESRIAKYNSGEIPTRLGKMTEEESFFLEAVMHLSKLTNVIAKSSPSGLTLLNRTNLVLQRAMTFMEEEFRTLLEDFGGCSNSKVEKNSDYPSYPPEVVTRMNRIATAMISAGFETECCQVYSISRRNAFYEQLKMLEFEKINGDDVQRMPWDSLEGEITQWIIVAKSCSSTLFPGEKRLGESVFFDSPKISQSLFSNLARSIVIQILDFAEAVSRTKRSAEKLFKFLDIYEAIRDLVSAISESFSNDGEHELKSEILATRDRFGEAAVNVFCDLESSIKNDAARTPVPGGAVHPLTRYVMNYLKYACEYRDALEHIFQEHAKLEAYSSATTLDDHVESESPHDDVAATTPFSSQIMKILELLDSNLEAKSNLYRDPSLRDIFLMNNGRYILQKAKGSTEVRQVMGDTWCRRRSTTVRQYHKNYQRETWGRVLQILSHDGMQVSGKVTKPVVKERFKNFSTMLDEIHRTQSTWVVSDEQLRSELRVSISAVLIPAYRSFFGRFRQYLDNTKHAEKYIKYQPEEIETLIEGLFDGNPTSMARRKTGSDNICVLGKN, from the exons ATGGAGAAGAAGAATAATGACAGTGGCTGTCCAGCATCAGATATTGATCCATTCAAAAATACCGTTTCCACATCTGATGAAAACTCGGAAGCCCCTGAAAATATTGAAACGTTCTCCAAAATCATAGAGTCCAGGATTGCAAAATATAATTCTGGTGAAATACCGACCAGATTGGGTAAGATGACAGAGGAAGAGTCATTTTTCCTTGAAGCCGTGATGCATTTATCAAAATTGACAAATGTCATCGCCAAATCATCTCCGTCAGGGTTAACGTTGTTGAATCGGACCAATTTGGTCTTGCAACGAGCCATGACTTTCATGGAAGAAGAATTCCGAACCTTATTAGAAGATTTCGGAGGTTGTTCCAATTCAAAAGTAGAAAAAAATTCGGATTATCCATCGTATCCACCCGAGGTCGTGACAAGAATGAATCGAATTGCCACTGCCATGATCTCAGCCGGGTTTGAAACAGAATGTtgtcaagtatattcaatttcaCGAAGAAACGCATTCTATGAGCAACTGAAAATGCTCGAATTCGAGAAGATAAACGGAGATGATGTGCAGAGAATGCCATGGGATTCTCTAGAAGGAGAAATCACCCAATGGATCATTGTTGCGAAGAGCTGCTCAAGCACTCTGTTTCCTGGCGAAAAGAGACTCGGGGAATCAGTTTTCTTCGATTCTCCAAAGATCTCTCAAAGCCTATTTAGCAACCTGGCACGTTCGATTGTAATTCAGATTCTTGACTTCGCTGAGGCGGTCTCCAGAACAAAACGTTCCGCCGAGAAACTTTTCAAATTTCTAGACATATACGAAGCCATTCGCGATCTAGTTTCTGCCATAAGTGAATCTTTCTCCAATGATGGTGAGCACGAACTGAAATCAGAGATCTTAGCCACGAGAGATAGGTTCGGGGAGGCAGCTGTCAACGTATTCTGTGATCTCGAAAGTTCCATCAAGAACGATGCAGCTAGAACGCCGGTCCCTGGTGGTGCAGTGCACCCGCTCACACGTTATGTCATGAACTATCTAAAATACGCCTGTGAATACAGAGACGCCCTTGAACATATTTTCCAAGAACACGCAAAGTTGGAGGCATATTCCTCCGCCACGACACTGGATGATCACGTTGAGAGCGAAAGCCCACACGATGATGTAGCTGCCACGACGCCGTTTTCATCACAGATCATGAAAATATTGGAACTGTTGGATTCAAATCTAGAAGCTAAGTCAAACTTATATAGAGACCCTTCTTTGCGTGACATATTCTTAATGAACAACGGCAGATACATCTTACAAAAGGCCAAAGGATCCACGGAGGTCCGCCAAGTGATGGGCGACACATGGTGTCGAAGAAGATCAACGACCGTGAGGCAATACCATAAGAATTACCAAAGAGAAACATGGGGAAGAGTGTTACAAATACTAAGTCACGACGGGATGCAAGTGAGTGGGAAAGTGACAAAGCCAGTAGTGAAAGAGAGGTTCAAGAATTTCAGCACAATGCTTGACGAAATCCATCGTACGCAGAGCACTTGGGTGGTGAGCGACGAGCAGCTTCGGTCGGAGCTAAGAGTTTCTATATCGGCGGTGTTGATTCCGGCGTACAGGTCCTTCTTTGGGAGATTTAGGCAGTATTTAGACAATACAAAGCATGCAGAGAAGTATATAAAGTACCAGCCTGAAGAAATTGAAACGTTAATTGAGGGCCTTTTTGACGGCAATCCTACATCTATGGCACGGAGAAAGAC GGGTTCCGACAATATttgtgtattgggaaaaaactga